DNA sequence from the Rhizobium sp. NXC14 genome:
GTTCAACCACACTCCTTCAAGCCGACGGAACGTCACAATGAGCGACGACTTTAAACTCGAACTCTCGCGCAGGCAGACGCTGATCGCTGGCGCATCGCTGTCTTTTGCAATGGCCACACCGGCCCTTTCTGCCTCCAACACGAAGCTAAAAGGAATTGATCCCATGACCGAAAATTTCATCAAGACCACGGACGGCGTGAGCCTCTTCTTTAAAGATTGGGGCAAGGGTCAGCCGATCGTATTCCATCATGGCTGGCCGCTCTCCGCGGACGATTGGGATGCCCAGATGCTGTTCTTCGTTCAGCACGGCTACCGAGTCATCGCCCATGATCGTCGCGGTCACGGTCGCTCGCAGCAGGTCAGCGATGGGCATGATATCGCGCACTATGCGGCCGATGTCGCTGCCCTGACGGAACATCTAAACCTCAAGGATGCCATCCATATCGGTCACTCGACGGGGGGCGGTGAAGCGGCAGCCTATGTGGCGCGTCACGGCAAGGGTCGTGTAGCAAAGCTCGTCATGGTCGCCGCCATTCCGCCGCTGATGCTGAAAACAGCGGCCAACCCCAACGGCACACCAATCGAAGTCTTTGATGGATTTCGCTCCGCACTGGCTGCAAACCGTGCACAGTTCTACATGGATGTGGCCTCGGGCCCGTTCTATGGCTTCAACCGCCCCAATGCGAAGGTGTCTCAGGGATCGATCCAGAACTGGTGGCGTCAGGGCATGATCGGCAGCGCCAAGGCCCATTACGACGGCATCAAGGCGTTTTCCGAAACGGACCAGACCGAAGACCTGAAGAAGATCGACGTGGCGACCCTCGTCATGCATGGCGACGACGACCAGGTGGTGCCGATCGCAGCCTCGGCCGAGCTTTCCGTCAAGCTGCTCAAGAAGGGCACGCTGAAGGTCTATAAAGGTTATCCGCACGGCATGCTGACAACCAATGCTGATGTCCTGAACGCTGACATTCTATCCTTCATCAAGTCCTGATCTGCGGGACAGGCGGTCGCCCCACCCGCCTGTCCCTCTCCATGTCTTCATGATGCCGGCGTTGCGGACCCGGTCGGCCGGCTCCAATCCATGAGGTTTGCCATGCGAAAGATCATACCCAATGCCGCTGCCACGGCGCTTTTTCTGTCACTCTCCAGCGCGTCGGCACTCGCCGACGGCGATGCCGAAAACGGCAAGAAGCTCTTCGCGCGTTGCAGCGCCTGCCACGCGATCACCGATCAGAACAAGGTGGGGCCTGGCCTGCAGAACGTCGTTGGAAGACCGGCGGCCTCCCAACCGCAATACAAATATTCGACAGCGCTTACCGCCTCCGGCCTCACCTGGGACGAAGTCAATCTCGACGCCTTCTTGAAAGCGCCGACGACCGTCGTGAAAAGCACCGCCTGAGCACGCCAGGCCATATGAACAATCAAGGGTCCTCACGAACGGGTGGCGGCCTCGAATGCCGCGTGTCGATGGTCGACAGAGCCCCTCTCGTGCTGAATGGTACCGTCTTCCTTGGCAAAGAAAGGCGGCAAGCGAATGGGCAGTTGTTGGATGCATGGTTGGCGCAGCCCCTGAAACGGGACGCGATCATCCGATCGTGTCGCGAACAGCATCGATAGCAAGCGGATTAACACTGGAGATCAGCGATGAACGTCATTCCGTCTCTCGATACGACAACACCCAAGTTGCAACCGCCATGGTCCATTCCTGCCATACCCGCAGCTGCGTTCGGCATTGTTCTTGGGCTGGCCGGCCTGGCAAATGCGTGGCGCTCGGCGGAGCACCTATGGCACGTCGCGCCGATTGTGGGCCATGGCATCGCCTCATTCGCGACCGCGACATGGGCATTGTTATTGATCGGCTATATCCGCAAATGGATGTACCTGCGTGAGAAGGCGCTGCAGGAAATCAAGCATCCCGTCCAGTGCTGTTTCGTCGGTCTCATCGGCGTCTCCACCATGCTGGTCGGCGGGCTCTGCCTGCCCTTCTCAACTGCGGCGGCTCAAGGGCTCTTCTGGCTCGGCGCTGTGTGGACGATGTCCTTCGCTGTCTGGCGCACCGGCGGCCTTTGGTCAGGCGGGCGTGAACCGACAACAACGACGGCAGTCCTTTACCTTCCCACGGTTGCCGGTTCGTATGTTGTTGCGATCGTTTCGGCGCCACTTGGCTATCCTGATATCGCCCAGCTTGCCTTCGGCGCTGGCTTCTTCTCCTGGCTTGCGATCGAATCGGTTCTGCTAAACCGGTTGCTGACTGCACCAACCCTTATGGAGCCCTTGCGGCCAACGATTGGGATCCAATTGGCACCGCCCGCTGTTGGCACGGTCGCCTATCTGAACGCCACCTCTGGCCTCCCGGACATGCTGGCACACGCTATGCTTGGTTACGCCCTGTTGCAATTGCTGCTGATGATCCGCACCTTGCCCTGGGTAGCCAAGCAACCCTTCACGGCCGCCTATTGGGCCTATTCTTTCGGGCTGACAGCATTGGCGACGGCGACGATCCGCATGGCTGACCGTGGAGAGACAGGAATTGCAGCAAGTCTAACATTGCCTGTCTTCGTTCTCGTCAATGCGGCGATTGCGCTTCTGGTGCTGCTGAGTCTTATCGCGCTTGTCCGCGGCAAGCTGTTCCCACAGTCATAGCGCCGAAAGCGGCTCTTCGCAGGAAGCCCGTCAATAAAAGTCGTCGGGAGCATCGGCCCTTGAGCCCGCAGAAGGCGGGCCAACATGACTGAGAGAAACGCGCTGCCGGCAGAGACAATGGCAAGGTGTTGCTGCCAACTGTACATTTTCCGCGGAGCGGCTGACGTTCGCCTTCTCCTGTGGTCCGCCAGGTGGCAGTTCGTTTCGGCTGCAGCGCAAGAGCAAATAATAAAACCGGCCCTGAAATCCGGGCCGGTCGACTCCGTTTATCGTATATGCAATTGCCCCGGCAGCTATGGCCGAGAAGCAAGCGCATCTGGCGGTGTTTCAACCCGCGCTGTCTGCCGTCTGCTCCCGCTTCCGTTGTGTGATGAAGGTTTCCGGCGTGCCGTCGTCGCTGTTGACGAAGACAATATCCTTTGGGTCCCGGCGCGGTGTGTCGACAGACAGGAAGACGACGGGCTCCTCCACGATTTGGGGTAATGCATGGACGGTGCCTTTTTCGAAGAAGAGCAACTGTCCCGGCTTAAATTCCGCCTCGGTGGATGGATTTTCCATCCAGAAGGTCCCCCGTCCGGAGAGCACGTAAAGGTACTCGTCACAGCCGCGATGGAAATGCGGCGGCGTTCCTTTGTATACACGGAACACGCGTGAGCTCGCAGCGGCAGTGTCGCGGAGATATTCGTCTACCAGAAGCGTGTCCGCAGTCTGCGGGAATGTTGCGACGATGGATGCAAGATCGAAACGGGCGGAGCGGGCGCTTTCCTTCGTGGTCATGGCGAACTCCTCACGCAGCGGGTTCGGACGCGGCAGCATAGCGCGGAGCCGGACGAACGTTCGAAAGGTGTGGCAGCATGACCTGACGGGCAGCCTCATACGCGTCCCATTCCGCACCATTCTGCAGTGACGGAATGGTAACCTTTTCCTGGCGATCGAGGCCGAGAAGGGCGGAATCGACCAGATCCGCAGTGCTCATGAGCCATTCACTCGGAAGGTTGCTGACACCAACGCCCGCAACATCCCAAAACTCTGTCGAAGTCGCGCCGGGTAGAACGGCCTGGGCAATGATCCCCTTGGCCGAAAGTTCATGCTGCAGCGACTGCGTGAAGGCGAGCATATATGCCTTGGTGCCCCCATAAACCCCGTTGAGCAGCTCCGGAGCGATCGCCACGATGGAGGCGATATTGATGATAGTGCCGCCGCCTCGCTTCACCATGCCAGGCACAACCGCGTAGGTCAGCCGCGTCGGGGCCGCGACGTTGGTGGCAATCATTTCGGCCATTTTGTCGATGTCGCTTTCCAGAAGCGTACCGGCACCACCGAAACCGGCATTGTTGACAAGAACAGAAATTCTGTCCTCACCGGAGAGACGCGCCTCGAGCGCGGTGAGATCAGCATCCTTGGTGAGATCGGCCGTCAAAACCGTTACCGCTACGTCGTGGGTTTTGCGGATGCGCTCGGCGACGGCGTCAAGCTTTTCCTTGTTGCGCGCGACCAGAATGACGTCGTAGCCGCGACCCGCCAGCCGATCGGCGTAGGTCGCGCCGATGCCAGAAGATGCACCTGTGATGACGGCCGTGGTTTTTTCAGTGCTCATGATAAATCTCCTTCAGAGTGGTTTGCAGTGCCACCGCAAATCTGAAGCAGACGCCGTTCTCGATATTTGACGATACGTTCATTCCTGGCAAAGCGCCGAGACAGTCCCTCACGTAGCATAATCATCCAATAAATCGCCGAGCGGAGTTCCTACTTCCTGGACGTACGCGGATCGTTCAGCCGCCCGGCAAGCGAGATGGTTGCCGTCGTCAATGTCCTCCCGGTTGGACGTGTACTGCTTTAAGCCCAAGGAGATTTGGCATGGCCACAGAACTCTCGCAGAAAGCAAGCTTCTGGGTGGCGGCAGGTATCGTTGCCCATACATTATGGACCAGTGCCGCTCCGGCGATGGCCTATCCGCTGTACTCTGCACAATGGCATCTTACGCCAACGATCACGACAACCATCTTCGCGATCTACCCAATCGTGGTGGTCGCCACGCTGATCACCTTCGGCGATCTCTCCGATCATATCGGTCCACGGATGACCATGCTCTACGGGCTTATGGCGTCGATCGCAGGCGTGTTCCTTTTCGCCATCGCACGCGATGTATGGATGCTGTTTGTCGGTCGCGTCTTCATGGGGCTTGGAGTCGGATTGTCCGCTGGTCCATCTACCGCTGCGTTGGTGGACTACGCCGGCAAGGACGCAACCGAACGAGCAAGTTCGATGACTATATCCGGTCAAGCAGTCGGCTTCGCGGCGTCACTGCTCGTTGGTGGTTTGCTGATCCAGTATGCGCCGTTTCCAACCCACCTGAGCTTTCTGGTCTTACTGTTTCTCCTCGTCATCTTGGGTGGATTGACCTATTTCCTGCCGAGGGACACGAACGCCATGTCAGGCCAGTGGAAACTACGTCTGCCCAGGGTCGAACGATCGCTGCGTAGACCTTTTATCGTTTCCGCGATCACGGTCATGACCGCTTACACGCATGGCGTGACGGTAGGCTCCCTCGGCTCGCAATTCGCACGTGAGCTGGTTCAATCTTCCAACGTGTTCGTCAACAGTGTCGCTCTTTCGCTGTTCGGTATCTCACTCGGCATCACCGGCTTGTTGTCGCGCAGGGCCGATCCCTCCAAAGCCGCCATATTGGGCACAGTGATTTCTATTGGCGCCATGGTCCTGCTTGCGGGGGCCGCGATCTTTCGTAGCCTCGCACTGTTCATCGCGATGGCGGCTGCCTCGGGTACCGGTTACGCGCTCATGGTGTACGGCGGTCTCGCCATCATCACCGGCGTAACGCCGAAGGACGTCCGGGGCGGAGTGCTTTCCGGCGTGTTTCTTTTCGCCTACCTGTTCACCGGCATATTGGCGGTGATCCTCGGTAAGATCGCTACGCTGAGCGATCTAGCCCATGCGGCCTTTGCGGAGGTCTTGGTGATGTCAGCTCTTTGTTTGGCAACCCTTATCCTGTTGGTCGCCTACGCCCGGCGGGAACCCTTGTCGCCGCCCTCTGAGACTTGCGCCACCAAGGCCTGATCACGTTTCCCCGGCGCGACCTCCCGTCACGCCAGCCTGCCCACCAACCCAGGAGATACCTATGAGCCTCAAAGTCTATCCTATCAACTTCGGTAATATGACATTGGATTCGAGCGGCCTTGTTCTGTTTCGCAATCCGGGCATCCGAACCACGATACCCACGCTCGGGTTCCTTATCCTCGGCGGCGAAGAACCCCTTCTCGTCGACACCGGATCGCGAAATGCCGAGCAGTATGAAATCTTGGGTATCGGCGCGGAACAGACGGCAGAAATGTCGATAGCAAGCCACCTGGCACGCCATGGCCTCAGAATGAACGACATCAGGCATGTCATTCATACCCACGCCCATATCGATCACTCCGGCCAGGACTTCCTCTTCCCGATGTCTACGACGATCGCCATGTCACGCCGCGAGCTGGAATTTGCAGCCTCCGGCCTCATGGGTCCGGTCATGTACACGGCCGTCGAAACAAAACATCTTATCGACCGTCTGCATACTCGCGGCGCTCTGCGCCTTTTCGACGTCGACGGAACCTTCGAGGAGGAAATCATCCCAGGCGTCGCGGTGCGACTGACGGGCGGCCATACACCCGGCTCCATATCGGTGCTCGTTGAAACGGACGAGGGCCTGGTCAACATTGCCGGTGACGTCGCCTACCACGTTGCGGACCAGTTGATCGACCCGATACTCGATCAGGCAGCGCACGAGCCGACAATCACCGCCAATCGCGCCATGTCGACACTCGATGAAAAGAAAGCGATCAAGCGAGCCCTTTCCGGGACCCGCTTCCTCCTGATCAGCCATGACAGCCCCGCACTCGTTCGGGGCGGAAAGATCATTGGTCGCTATCATGACGCCATAGACAATCCGAACGCCGATGTGACTGCCGCAGCCAACTATGAATTGCTGCGGAAGGCAGATGACATCGCAGCCTGAGGGAACAACCGGAAGACACAACGAGGGCGGGGAAAAAAATCCCCGCCCTTTTTTGTGCCTACGCCCCATCGCTTCAAGACCGGCGCTTTATATAGCGTGGGACACCAGAACAGCCCTCCCGTCATTGTCGCGAAGACCTTGTGATCGGTCTCCGCTGCCGTCAGCTCAGGCTTCTAAATAGTGGATTTGGCAAACCTCACCCCTTGGCGACCAGCGTCGAAGCAGGCTGGCTCTGCGCCTGCGCCCTGCCCATGGTCTCGCACCTAAACTACGAGTGCAGGAATGGCTTACGGGTCACGATGGCGTTTAACGAGGACGCTTTTGAGCTCCGAGAGGTCCGCGCGAAAACCACGCAAAGTCGGCCACCATCAGGTGGCATGGCCCGATCCAACCCATCGAAAATGGTGACTAACATCCTTGGCAGCGGCACCCCATCCAAAGGTTTGGGGTGGCGAAAACCTGAGTTCAATCGCCAAATCAAGGTGCATTCGGCAAAGTGAGATCATTGAGTTTAACCAAGGAGTTAACGAGATGACCGCTGCTGCAAACATATCTTGGACAAACAATGCTGATGCCGTACGCTCCCGCATCGCCACCGGAGCTCACCCATCTGCTATGGACGCGGACATCGCCAAGATGCCCGCCTTCTTCCCGGATGCGAGCACCGAAGTTGTTCGTGGTGGGCTTGCCC
Encoded proteins:
- a CDS encoding alpha/beta hydrolase, with the protein product MSDDFKLELSRRQTLIAGASLSFAMATPALSASNTKLKGIDPMTENFIKTTDGVSLFFKDWGKGQPIVFHHGWPLSADDWDAQMLFFVQHGYRVIAHDRRGHGRSQQVSDGHDIAHYAADVAALTEHLNLKDAIHIGHSTGGGEAAAYVARHGKGRVAKLVMVAAIPPLMLKTAANPNGTPIEVFDGFRSALAANRAQFYMDVASGPFYGFNRPNAKVSQGSIQNWWRQGMIGSAKAHYDGIKAFSETDQTEDLKKIDVATLVMHGDDDQVVPIAASAELSVKLLKKGTLKVYKGYPHGMLTTNADVLNADILSFIKS
- the tehA gene encoding dicarboxylate transporter/tellurite-resistance protein TehA, with translation MNVIPSLDTTTPKLQPPWSIPAIPAAAFGIVLGLAGLANAWRSAEHLWHVAPIVGHGIASFATATWALLLIGYIRKWMYLREKALQEIKHPVQCCFVGLIGVSTMLVGGLCLPFSTAAAQGLFWLGAVWTMSFAVWRTGGLWSGGREPTTTTAVLYLPTVAGSYVVAIVSAPLGYPDIAQLAFGAGFFSWLAIESVLLNRLLTAPTLMEPLRPTIGIQLAPPAVGTVAYLNATSGLPDMLAHAMLGYALLQLLLMIRTLPWVAKQPFTAAYWAYSFGLTALATATIRMADRGETGIAASLTLPVFVLVNAAIALLVLLSLIALVRGKLFPQS
- a CDS encoding SDR family oxidoreductase, producing the protein MSTEKTTAVITGASSGIGATYADRLAGRGYDVILVARNKEKLDAVAERIRKTHDVAVTVLTADLTKDADLTALEARLSGEDRISVLVNNAGFGGAGTLLESDIDKMAEMIATNVAAPTRLTYAVVPGMVKRGGGTIINIASIVAIAPELLNGVYGGTKAYMLAFTQSLQHELSAKGIIAQAVLPGATSTEFWDVAGVGVSNLPSEWLMSTADLVDSALLGLDRQEKVTIPSLQNGAEWDAYEAARQVMLPHLSNVRPAPRYAAASEPAA
- a CDS encoding MFS transporter, whose amino-acid sequence is MATELSQKASFWVAAGIVAHTLWTSAAPAMAYPLYSAQWHLTPTITTTIFAIYPIVVVATLITFGDLSDHIGPRMTMLYGLMASIAGVFLFAIARDVWMLFVGRVFMGLGVGLSAGPSTAALVDYAGKDATERASSMTISGQAVGFAASLLVGGLLIQYAPFPTHLSFLVLLFLLVILGGLTYFLPRDTNAMSGQWKLRLPRVERSLRRPFIVSAITVMTAYTHGVTVGSLGSQFARELVQSSNVFVNSVALSLFGISLGITGLLSRRADPSKAAILGTVISIGAMVLLAGAAIFRSLALFIAMAAASGTGYALMVYGGLAIITGVTPKDVRGGVLSGVFLFAYLFTGILAVILGKIATLSDLAHAAFAEVLVMSALCLATLILLVAYARREPLSPPSETCATKA
- a CDS encoding N-acyl homoserine lactonase family protein, which produces MSLKVYPINFGNMTLDSSGLVLFRNPGIRTTIPTLGFLILGGEEPLLVDTGSRNAEQYEILGIGAEQTAEMSIASHLARHGLRMNDIRHVIHTHAHIDHSGQDFLFPMSTTIAMSRRELEFAASGLMGPVMYTAVETKHLIDRLHTRGALRLFDVDGTFEEEIIPGVAVRLTGGHTPGSISVLVETDEGLVNIAGDVAYHVADQLIDPILDQAAHEPTITANRAMSTLDEKKAIKRALSGTRFLLISHDSPALVRGGKIIGRYHDAIDNPNADVTAAANYELLRKADDIAA
- a CDS encoding c-type cytochrome translates to MRKIIPNAAATALFLSLSSASALADGDAENGKKLFARCSACHAITDQNKVGPGLQNVVGRPAASQPQYKYSTALTASGLTWDEVNLDAFLKAPTTVVKSTA
- a CDS encoding cupin domain-containing protein, whose translation is MTTKESARSARFDLASIVATFPQTADTLLVDEYLRDTAAASSRVFRVYKGTPPHFHRGCDEYLYVLSGRGTFWMENPSTEAEFKPGQLLFFEKGTVHALPQIVEEPVVFLSVDTPRRDPKDIVFVNSDDGTPETFITQRKREQTADSAG